CACCTCGCCCCGTTCCTTTGAGATATCAATGCGGCGAGCCCCTTTGGGCTCGCCGTATTCTTTTGCGATCCGCGGAACTGCCATGAGAAGCGGCTCGGTCGCCACGGCCATGTGATAGCCATTGGCGTGAAGCAACATCTTGTCGTCCAGCATGATGCCGACATGTCCCTTCCAGAACACCAGGTCGTTGCGCTTCAGCGCGCCCGGCGCATTCCAGTCAGCAACAGCCTCTCCGCACCAGGCAAACTGCATATCGCTGTCGCGCGGCAAGGTGATCCCGCAGGCAAGAAATGCCGCCCGCGTCAGCCCCGTACAATCGAGACCCAGGCTCTCGCAACCCCCCCATAGGTAGGGCGAATGAAGGAAGCGGAGCGCCACGTCGGCAGGGTCGCTCACAAAGCTGTCGATTGGCTGCACATGCCCTTTCGTCAGCCAGCCGCCCCGCGTCGTCTTGAAGAAGCCATTCTCTTCGCCCGTCACCGTAACCGCGCTCCCCATGGAGATCAGTCCGAAGGGCGCCGACTTCAGGTGTGGCTGTGAGTAGGCATAGGTCCGCAAGGCGCTGACCCGATGGGTTGGCTCTGATACGGGTGCCGAGAGCGCATCCATAAGTGTCCAGCCGACATAGCGGTCGCGCTCCATCTGCACGAAGCCAAACTCGCCCTCTTCGCCGAACAGGGTGAGCGTCTCTCCATGAAGTGCCTGCGTCACCATCTCTGCGTCGGGGCGCGGGGCATCACGAAGCGCGGCAACACCTGCCGATACCTGCATACGCAGGCCACGGCCGCGTCTGGGCGGCGTCAGTCTAGGATCAGAAAAATACGGCACAGCGCCACCTCAATCAGGCCGCGACATTCTTGTCCAGTGGTTTAGAGCCCGCCGGCGATTTGCGCTCCTCGCCTGCCTCTGCAGCAATGACCAGTTCTGCAAATTCACGCAGCCAGGTCATGCCCTCGACGGTGCGTTCGATTATGACGCTGCGAAGGTCATGCTCATCACGGCGGCGGCGTACGAAGCCGAGCTTTTCAAGCGCATCCACGGCGCGCGTAACGGCGGGCTTTGCCAGTTCGAGGTCTGTCGCAAGGCCGCGGACCGTATGCGGGCCAGCCGACAGGGCAACTGTCATGAGGATCGCCTGCTGGCGTGCGGTCAGGTCACCGTCAGACGTGCGCACATAGGACGACAGCGCACGGCGCCACAGATTGAGGGCTTCTCTTTCGCTCATCGCCATGCATTCACGCTCCTGATCGACTGACCGCCATGCCCCCTCCATCGACATAGGAGTGTGATTTGCGGGCGGCGTAAAGCAAGCACTGGGCGATCAATTCAGACAGGTCTTAGCGCTCAGTATCGATGGTAAAGAACATGTTCTGGCCGGAACGATTCACACGCAGCAGAAGCGGCGCGCCCGGTGGTGCGTTCGTCGGCGATAGCGCGTCATAGGCGTCTTCGAGATTGGCGACACGCTTGAAGCCCATCTCTGTGATCACGTCGCCCTTGCGCAGCTTGCCGAAGCTCGGCCCATTGGCGGCCACCGAGTTCACAAGAACCCCGTCAACACCGCGCGCTATGCCATAGCGGCGCCGGGCATCGTCATCGATGGTCTTCAGCTCGGCGCCAATCGGGTTCTGCGCCAGCGCATTCTCCGGCAGCGGCTCACGCGTCTCGGACTCATTATTGGAGGCAAGCTCACCCACTTCGAAGGTGACCGTACGGCGTTTGCGGTCACGGATGAGATCCACACGCACGCGCTTGCCGATTTCTGTTTCAGCCACGATGCGGGTGAGGCCGCGGACGTTCTCGATCATCTTGCCATCAAAGGTAAGAAGCAGGTCGCCGACTTCGAAATCAGCGGTCGCAGCTGGTCCTTCATCCTCGATATTCGTGATGATCACACCATCGGCACTGTCGAGGCCATAGGCGTCGGCGAGACCTTCATCGATGCCCTGCACATTGACGCCAAACCAGCCGCGGCGCGGTTTGCCATACTCAATGATCTGCGCAGAAACCTGCTCGACCAGATTGGCCGGGATGGAGAAACCAAGACCGACCGACCCGCCCGTTGGCGAGATGATGGCCGTGTTCACGCCCACGACTTCGCCGTTCAGATTGAAGAGCGGACCGCCCGAATTGCCCCGGTTAATGGCCGCATCGGTCTGGATGAAATCGTCATAGCGACCTGACTGGATATCGCGGTTGCGTGCAGAGATGATGCCTGCCGACACCGAGCCGCCAAAGCCGAACGGGTTACCGATGGCCATGACCCAGTCGCCGACTTCTGCTGCGTCGCTATCGGCAAACTCGACGAAAGGCAGCGGCGTCTCGCTCTCGACTTTCAGCACGGCGATATCCGTCTCGACATCGGTACCGATCAGTTCGGCCTGCAGCGTGCGGCCAGAGGCGAAGATGACATTGATCTCGTCGGCATTCTCGATGACGTGATTGTTGGTGATGATGACACCATCAGCCGATACGACGAAACCGGACCCAAGCGAGCCTTCGCGCCGAAAGCCCTCAGGATCGCGGCCAAAGAACTCATTAAACCGCTCGAGCGGAGATCCGTCCGGGAATTCCGGCATCCCATTTGGCGCAACAGTCTGGCTGGTCGTTATATTGACGACCGATGGCATCAGGCGGCGTGCGAGAGCCGAGAAGGAGTCCGGCGCGCGCTGCTGGTCGATAACGCTGACAGTGTCGGAGAGAGAGCCACGATCCCCGCCTTGCGATCGCTGCGCACCTGCTGGACCCGCCAGCAAGGCAGCGCCAGCAAGCCCGGCCAGGGCCGACATCGCAAAACGTCTCATACTCTGTACTCCATCACACACGCATTCTTGTTACTTCAGAACTATGGCCGTTCGCAGGCAGAACGCAACGCGTCATCCAAACCGCACCGCGCAATAGAACAGGATCAGGCCCAGTATCGCAGACCAGATGCCGCCGCTGCGGACCGCGTCCAGCGGCAGGGCCGACAGCCAGGCTGCCATCCGGCGCATCGTCTCTGGCGCTGCAGCATAGAGAATGCCTTCCAGCGCGAACCATAACCCCACCGCAGCAACAAGGACCTGCCAGCTCATAACAGGTCCCGTTTATGTGCTGGTGTGCAGGCGAACGCGCTAGCGGCGTGAACCGCTCTGGCGGGCCTGGTCGATGAAGTCATTGCAAAGTCCAAGCTGGTTTGGTCCGACGACAATCCGGGTGCCCTCGGTGAAGGCTTCCTCACACGCGATCAGAGAGCGGTAGAAGCGGAAGAATTCTGCATCACGCTCATAAGCGTTGGCGTAGATTTCATTCCGGCGGGCATCGCCCTCACCGCGGATCTCTTCAGCCTGCTGGCGCGCTTCGGCCAGGATAACCGTACGCTCACGCTCGGCCGTTGCGCGAACAAGTTGTGCCCGTTCGTCGCCTTCAGCGCGGATTTCCTCGGCTTCCTGTTCACGCGTGGCTTCCATGCGCTGGAAGACGCGCTCGGACACGTCATCAGGCAGGTCAGCGCGGCGGATACGCACATCGATGATCTCGATGCCGCGGCCTGCAATGTTGCCTGCGAGGTTTGTGCGGATCTCATCCATCAGCTCGGAACGCTGACCGGAGATGATCTCCTCCGGAAGGCGCGAGGCCAGCGCGTTACGGATTGCCGCATCGGTAAAGTTGCGAAGCTGACTGCGCGCATCACGCTCATTGTTGAGGCGCTGATAGAAGGCCAGCGGATCAGAGATCTGCCAGCGCACGAACGCGTCTACGATGAGCTGCTCCTGGTTCGACGCATAAGCCTCGATACCCGGCACGTTGAGCCCAAGGTTGCGGCGGTCATACATGACGACGTTCTGAAGCAGCGGGATTTTCAGCTTGAGACCAGCCTCATCAGAGCCAGGCTCGTTATACGCTTCAACAGCGCGGCCAACCTGCAGGAGAAGCGCCTGCTTGCGCTGGTCGACGATGAAGAAGGAATTGAACAGGACAATCGCTGCCAGGACGGCCGCTACGATCCCGAGAATACCGATCGATTTCATGGCCTAGTTCTCCGAATTTCTGCGATTGACGCTGTCGAGCGGCAGGTAAGGCACTGCACCGGCGTCATTATCGAGGATGAGCTTGTCACTGCGGTTGAGGACGCGCTCCATCGTTTCAAGGTACATGCGTTCGCGGGTCACCTGCGGCGCCTGCTGATACTCGGTCAGGATTTGCGTGAAGCGGTTGGCCTGACCGGTCGCATCCGCAATCACCTGATCGCGATAGGCTTCGGCATCCTGCAGGATCTGCTGGGCTTCACCACGGGCACGCGGGATAATGTCATTCGCATAGCGGTTAGCGACCTGCACTGCACGCTCTGCGTCCTGACCAGCATTGACCACGTCAATGAAAGCAGCACGCACTTCAGCTGGCGCTTGGGCTTCCTGGATCTCGACGTTCAGGATCTGCGCACCGGCGCGATAGTCCTGCAGCAGCGCCTGAAGCTGTTCGCGCACCTGCGTCTGCAGTTCGTTACGGCCTGTCGTGATGACATCATCGAGGTTCGACTTGCCGACGACTTCACGCATGACACTTTCAGCAGCCGCTTTCACGAGGTCCTCGCCATCCTCGACGTTGAGGATGAAGTTTTCCGGGTCTTCCTGATCATAGTACCAGAAGACGCGGTACTGGACGTCGACGATGTTCTCGTCGCCGGTCAGCATCAGGCGTTCTTCATCGCTGGCACCAATCTGCGTGACCTGCTGTTGCTGCGACGGCATGATTTCATGCGTCTCAATCGGCGTTGGCAGGTGAACGTGAAGACCTGGCCCGAAATTCTTTTGCCACTGGCCAAAACGAAAGACCGCAGCCGTCTCACCTTCGTCTACGACAACAACGCCGGAGAAAAGCCAGGCCAATAGCGCGACAAAACCAAGGACGAGAAAGCCGAACGGGCCGAAACTCTGGCCCCCGCCGCGGCGTCCACCGCCGCCATTGCCGCCGCGTCCGCGGCGAAAGCGTTCCTGCATGCGGCGCATCTGTTCTTCCAGATCGGGGCGATTGTTTCCGCCGCCGCCTCCAGACCCATTGCCACCGCCAGAACCGCCAGGGCGGGACCAGGGCGAATCAGACTTCTTGCCCTGGGAACCCCACGGGCTGCTGCCTTTGGACGAACCCTCTCCGTCCTTATTATCATTCCAGGGCATCGCCCCTCCTTCACGACTGTCCGTCTATGGCCATATAGGCACTGAGAGAATATGTGCACCCCAGATCGCGTGCATCAAGGAGTAGCCCGCATGTTTCGGCGTAAACAGCGACAATCTGGCAGTCTCGAAGAGCGAGTCCGCGCCGCGCTTGGCGCACCGGACTGGCTTCAGGGCGTCCGAGTACAGGATGGTGGGCGCGTAACCTTGATCCTCGAAGGCGACCCCGGCGACCTTGAAGGCTCCGAAGCCCGCCGTATCGAGGCAGAGGCCCGCGCCATGAATGTCGCCGATGTCACAGAGGTTCGCGCCATGCTGACGGCGGAACGCCCGGCCGGAAGCGCACCGCAGGCTGCTGCCCCGGCCGCACATGCTCACTCCTCTCCTACGCCAAACGCACCAAAGCCCGGTCAGCGCCGGGTGTCGAAAGGTGCACGGCTATCCGACGAAGCCATCACTCAGGGACAGCCTGGCCAGCCGACGACGGACCGCATCCCAGGCATATCGCGCATCCTCGTCGTAGCCAGCGCCAAGGGCGGCGTAGGCAAGTCCACAGTGGCGGTGAACCTTGCCGCCGCCTTCGCAAAACTCGGCCTCAAGACCGGCCTGCTCGATGCCGACATTTACGGGCCGAGCGCGCCGACCATGCTCGGCACGGGCGAGGCTTCGCCTGAGACG
This genomic interval from Thalassovita mediterranea contains the following:
- a CDS encoding Do family serine endopeptidase, yielding MRRFAMSALAGLAGAALLAGPAGAQRSQGGDRGSLSDTVSVIDQQRAPDSFSALARRLMPSVVNITTSQTVAPNGMPEFPDGSPLERFNEFFGRDPEGFRREGSLGSGFVVSADGVIITNNHVIENADEINVIFASGRTLQAELIGTDVETDIAVLKVESETPLPFVEFADSDAAEVGDWVMAIGNPFGFGGSVSAGIISARNRDIQSGRYDDFIQTDAAINRGNSGGPLFNLNGEVVGVNTAIISPTGGSVGLGFSIPANLVEQVSAQIIEYGKPRRGWFGVNVQGIDEGLADAYGLDSADGVIITNIEDEGPAATADFEVGDLLLTFDGKMIENVRGLTRIVAETEIGKRVRVDLIRDRKRRTVTFEVGELASNNESETREPLPENALAQNPIGAELKTIDDDARRRYGIARGVDGVLVNSVAANGPSFGKLRKGDVITEMGFKRVANLEDAYDALSPTNAPPGAPLLLRVNRSGQNMFFTIDTER
- a CDS encoding DUF2065 domain-containing protein; the encoded protein is MSWQVLVAAVGLWFALEGILYAAAPETMRRMAAWLSALPLDAVRSGGIWSAILGLILFYCAVRFG
- a CDS encoding MarR family transcriptional regulator; amino-acid sequence: MAMSEREALNLWRRALSSYVRTSDGDLTARQQAILMTVALSAGPHTVRGLATDLELAKPAVTRAVDALEKLGFVRRRRDEHDLRSVIIERTVEGMTWLREFAELVIAAEAGEERKSPAGSKPLDKNVAA
- a CDS encoding C40 family peptidase, producing the protein MQVSAGVAALRDAPRPDAEMVTQALHGETLTLFGEEGEFGFVQMERDRYVGWTLMDALSAPVSEPTHRVSALRTYAYSQPHLKSAPFGLISMGSAVTVTGEENGFFKTTRGGWLTKGHVQPIDSFVSDPADVALRFLHSPYLWGGCESLGLDCTGLTRAAFLACGITLPRDSDMQFAWCGEAVADWNAPGALKRNDLVFWKGHVGIMLDDKMLLHANGYHMAVATEPLLMAVPRIAKEYGEPKGARRIDISKERGEVPDWLATN
- the hflK gene encoding FtsH protease activity modulator HflK, with the translated sequence MPWNDNKDGEGSSKGSSPWGSQGKKSDSPWSRPGGSGGGNGSGGGGGNNRPDLEEQMRRMQERFRRGRGGNGGGGRRGGGQSFGPFGFLVLGFVALLAWLFSGVVVVDEGETAAVFRFGQWQKNFGPGLHVHLPTPIETHEIMPSQQQQVTQIGASDEERLMLTGDENIVDVQYRVFWYYDQEDPENFILNVEDGEDLVKAAAESVMREVVGKSNLDDVITTGRNELQTQVREQLQALLQDYRAGAQILNVEIQEAQAPAEVRAAFIDVVNAGQDAERAVQVANRYANDIIPRARGEAQQILQDAEAYRDQVIADATGQANRFTQILTEYQQAPQVTRERMYLETMERVLNRSDKLILDNDAGAVPYLPLDSVNRRNSEN
- a CDS encoding protease modulator HflC, with protein sequence MKSIGILGIVAAVLAAIVLFNSFFIVDQRKQALLLQVGRAVEAYNEPGSDEAGLKLKIPLLQNVVMYDRRNLGLNVPGIEAYASNQEQLIVDAFVRWQISDPLAFYQRLNNERDARSQLRNFTDAAIRNALASRLPEEIISGQRSELMDEIRTNLAGNIAGRGIEIIDVRIRRADLPDDVSERVFQRMEATREQEAEEIRAEGDERAQLVRATAERERTVILAEARQQAEEIRGEGDARRNEIYANAYERDAEFFRFYRSLIACEEAFTEGTRIVVGPNQLGLCNDFIDQARQSGSRR